A region of Ochrobactrum quorumnocens DNA encodes the following proteins:
- a CDS encoding glutathione S-transferase family protein, with protein sequence MSDLKLYTNPMSRGRIARWMLEEIGKPYDVEILDFGPPMKGHDYCSINPMGKVPAIRHGKDIVTEVAAICAYLATTFPEAGLAPHPDERADFYRWLFFTSGPVEAALSNHALGYEVPADKQGMVGYGNYDTVVSTLENAVSRHPYITGTRFTAADVYVGSHIGWGLRFGTLPPKPAFTAYWDRLKDRPAMKRANELDDAAAAVTKK encoded by the coding sequence GATTTGAAGCTTTACACCAACCCCATGTCACGCGGACGCATTGCGCGCTGGATGTTAGAGGAAATCGGCAAACCTTACGATGTAGAGATCCTCGATTTTGGCCCACCGATGAAAGGGCACGATTACTGTTCCATCAACCCAATGGGCAAGGTTCCAGCAATTCGCCATGGCAAGGATATTGTGACCGAAGTCGCAGCCATTTGCGCCTATCTCGCGACGACCTTCCCAGAGGCCGGACTGGCCCCGCATCCCGACGAGCGTGCTGATTTCTATCGCTGGCTGTTCTTCACATCAGGTCCGGTCGAAGCAGCTCTCTCCAACCACGCGCTTGGCTATGAAGTGCCCGCCGACAAACAAGGCATGGTGGGTTATGGCAATTACGATACCGTCGTAAGTACGCTGGAGAATGCCGTCTCCCGCCACCCCTATATTACCGGCACGCGGTTCACTGCAGCCGACGTCTATGTCGGCTCACATATTGGTTGGGGATTGCGTTTTGGCACATTGCCGCCAAAACCTGCCTTTACGGCCTATTGGGATCGTTTGAAAGATCGTCCGGCCATGAAACGCGCCAATGAACTCGACGACGCAGCAGCGGCGGTTACCAAGAAATAA